tctccgttTTCTCCGTAAGCCCACaaagtccgtccgtccgtccggcgTGACGAgcgacccgacccgacccgacctgacccgacccgacccgacccCATTACCACATGTACGTCTTGGAGGTGTCTATCTGCGAGTTCTGTGCGTCGACCgagccctccttctccttctccgccTCGTTCTCCCACAGGTTGATGAGCGGCGGGTAGAGCTCGTTGAGCGGGATGGAGGTGGCGTGCTGCATGTACTTCTTCAGCGAGTGGTGGCAGGACTTCTGCTTCATGCGCCGGCCCATGTAGACCACCAGCAGCGCCATGATGCAGATGGCGAACATGGAGCCCATGACGGCCGCCAGCGCCACGTTGGCCGGCTGCGCCACCATCTCCACGGCGAAGCTGGCCTCCTTGGTGGTGATGTTGATGCAGGAGTGCTGCGTCTGGATCTCCATGGCCGCCATGGTCAGACACACGCGGTACTGCGTGGAGGGCAGCAGGTGGGTGAGGTTGTACTCCTGGACGTCCACGGGCACTTTGGTGGAGTAGCTAATGTGTGGGTTGTCGATCTTCATGGTGGCGCTGACCCACTTGGGCTGCGGCGCCTCGTGGCCGAGGTGCGAGGCCTGGGAGTTCAGCTTCCACTCCAGCACCACGGACTGGGCGTGGACGATCTTGGCGAGCACCACCAGGGCCCCGGTGGTGTTGCCACGGCCCAGGCCGCCAAAGCTGCGCCATCTGCCGCCCCCGTCGCGCCTCTCGACGAACACCAGGACGCTCCGTGTGTCGGCTCCTTCTGTGTTCCAGGCAACGCACGTGTAGAGGCCAGCGTCCTCCGGCTGAACATGGAGGATCTCCAACGCTCCCTGGTCTTGCAGGCGATGCCTCCTGGTGCTGCTACTACTGCCATTAATCATCGGCTGCGGAGCGTTGACCTCTGAGGTCACCTTGTCTCCCGTGGGGGTCACCCAGTAGAACTGCGGGGCCGGGTCGGCGAAGGCCCAGCACTCCAAGGTCAGGGGTTCACCGGCCGACACGTTGAGCTGTGGGGGGAAGGTATGGAGGGAGATCTGCGGGAGGCAGGTGTTGCTCACCACGTTCCAGTTGGTGCTGACCACCTCCTGCAGCGAGCGCCCGGTCAGATGGGGTGGGTAGGCACATTGGGTGATTTGAGACTCCACCAGCTTGAGCGAGGACTGGTTGCCCAGGACCGGCCCCCAGTTGGACAAGCAGTCGCACCTGAGGGGGTTGCTGTGCAGGCTGATCTCGTCCAGGTTGGGGAAAGCGTTCAAAATCTCATGCGGTAATAAACTGATGTCGTTGCTGTGGATCAGTAGGGTGCGGAGGCTGTCCACGTCCAGGAAAGCACTGCGGTCAATGTAGGACAGGTGCGGGTTGTTGCACAGCTCGAGCTTGGCCATCTCGGGGAGGTTTACGAACGCCCCTCTCTCCACGGCGACCAGGTCCTCCATGTTGTTGAGGCTCAGCTCCTCCAGATGGGGGAAGTCGCGGAAGTCCCCTTCCTGCACGCGTGTGATGGGATTCTTGTTCAGGTCGAGGAACTTGAGATTCGGCAAGACGCCCAAGGCCTCCTTGGGCACCGCCTTCAGCTTGTTGTTGAAAAATGAGAGGCTTTCGAGGTGTTCCAGACCTTCGAACGCCCTGGGAGGGACATCCCTGAGCCCCATGCCGGCCAGCACCAGGCTGTGCAGCTTCGACAACGGATGGAAGCTCAGGTCCTTCAAGCCTACGATGGGGTTTTCCCCGATCATCAGGATCTCCAAGTTGGGGAGCGATTCAAACCACTGGCTGTCGATAGCCATCAGCTTGTTGGAGTTGAGATGAAGCCTGAGCAGGTTCACCAGACCAGAGAAGGCCTTGGGGCCGATGGAGGATATCTGATTGTGGTTGACGTACAACTCCTCCAGGTTCACCAGCTCCTTGAGACTGTAATCCGGCAGCTCTTTCAGTTGGTTTTCCTCGAGGTACAGCGTCACCAGCTGCGTCAGCGGGCTCAGGCCCACATCCTTGATGGTGGTGAAGTGGTTCTGCGAGAGGTCCAGTTCGGTCAGGTTCACCAGGCTCTGCAGCTCCAACGTCACGGAGGAGATGTTGTtgctctgcagcagcagcacttgCGTGTCTGCCGAAATGTTCCAGGGAACGCCGCTCAGGTGGAGCTCGTTACAGTCCACGGCTTTCGCTTGCTGGTAGACGGACTGCGGCATGAACCAGGGCCGCGTTTCGCACACGCACTGCGCAGGGCAGACGGAGCCCACCAGGGAGCACTGACTGGCAGCtatcaggagcagcagcagcaggaaggtGGGAAGAGAAGCGCTGACTCCAGTTCTCTGCATGGTGACGGCTGAAGATCTTCAAaccgattttttttgtctttttctttttctcaagcGCCGGTTTAGTCTTCACAGATGGCAAGGTGACCTAAGATGGTATCATGTGAAAGAGGCTCTGTCATCCAGGCCTGtcggagagaagacaagaaaaacaaaacaaaaagacattaTTATAATAATTGTGCTGCAGAGTTTCAGAAACAAACTACACTTTTCTGACTTCATTTCCATTTACAAAATTACAAATGTAATTCCAATTTCCAATAATAGCTAAATGTTTCGGGAATCTTTTTATCTGTTTCGAAAACATTTCAATCAAATGAATATGCTTTGGATCGTGTCCTCTCAAATGCAAATGCACCTGTCAACAAGAACATGAAAGGAAATTCACATCAAAGAGAAccgtttttttttggtgttgtctGTCTCTATGCTCCCCGAGAATGGTGTGATCACATAGCTATTCTGTCTTATCGTCCCCCAGGGGCCCCAAAGTacaaaggtgagagagagaaaaaaatgcagacacCAACCactcctgtaaaaaaaaaatgtaagcaTCTGTCCAACACCAGCACCGTGTACTGGTGAAAAAACTGAAAGAGCTGAAGAACATACGGACTCATCAGTGACTGACAAGCATTGAATGAAAGCTTCATACAGTACGTGTGAGAAGCAGCACTTGTTAAACTATAATTATAAAAAGCACAGTTTTACCTCAGCTACGTGTCATCATCTTGGGTGTGACTTCTAGCAGCTAAGAAGAAAATGTTAGCTTTAAGTGCATGAGCTGCCTGTCTTGTCCCTGATGCCTGCTAAGCTATAATGAGCCAAATGTTACTGGCAGGGTGTAAAAACACAGCGGGAGCCAGCTAACACTTAGAAGGTGTTGCGACGGttgaaaatatctttttttttccctcagcaaTTTTTCCCAAAAAAGTGCTCACACAGGTCAGAAATAGTAAAGATTCATCAAGCTCAATCATGCAATGTACTTTGATTGgtgttgagggggaaaaaacaaaatagGAACATCAACTTGACAAAATTGTTTAAGCATTCAGTGATGGTGGCACTGCACCTGGTCCCGCACTGTACTGTACCCATACTGAAACCTACCAGATACAGCTAATAAGTCTTTCTCTGTTTTCACTGTTTCCAATATTctgttactgtacagtacaccaaCAGTGAGCAgatgtttttaaatacatttaagctgcctctctctctctctctctctctctctctctctctctctctctctctctctctctctctctctctctctctctctctctctcatatcatgTACAAAGTACCATCATGTAGCAATTACATCACCCCAAAGAAGATTTCACATTTTTGGCAAAGTGCCCAATCCGGACAATAACTCTCTCTGTGAGCCCAGGGGACACTTAAAGAGTGGCACTTCCACCACCCCCACTCCCTAACTCCCCCATTCCTCTCGCTCCCCGCCATGATGCAATAACTAAGCAAGGGCCTCGCCTGCCAAATACAGTAAAGAGCGGAGAAACActtaaatagatagatagatagacagcgcAACAAAAACATGGCGGATGAATCTGGATGACTGTGTGATCTGAGCTGAGCCATTCTGCTGTCTGAGCCATTTAAACTGTAATTAATTCATGAActctcttgtttgtgtgtgtgtgtgtgtgtgtgtgtgtgtgtgtgtgtgtgtgtgtgtgtgtgtgtgtgtgtgtgtgtgtgtgtgtgtgtgtgtgtgtgtgtgtgtgtgagcgtgcgtgcgtgcgtgtgtgtgagcgtgcgtgcatctacgtgtgtgtctgtgtaagggagagattttgtgtgtgtgtgtgtgtgtgtgtgtgtgtgtgtgtgtgtgtgtgtgtgtgtgtgtgtgtgtgtgtgtgtgtgtgtgtgtgtgtgtgtgtgtgtgtgtgtgtgtgtgtgtttggggctaAGAGCATTGTGTTatcgcgtgtgtgcgcatgtgtgtgtacgcactacgcgaccatatgtttgtgtgtttgagtgagtgtatgtAGGGCTGAGGCTGCGTATTAAAAATAAGCTCTCTGGAATATTTGATCATTACAGAGGTCACTgacgaagagaggaggaggaggagcggtggaggaggaggaggaggaggaggaggaggaggaggaggaggaggaggggagcggtGGAGGATGATTGGGCAGGAGGGTGTAGGTAGATGAttgggagggagggggatgggTATATTAGGAAGACCTCTTCCCCAATCAATCCTAGTTCCCAGAAGACCTTGTGCTGTCAATGGCatcgccagcacacacacacacacacacacacacacacacacacacacacacacacacacacacgcacacacacacacacacacacacacacacacacacacacacacacacacacacacacacacacacacacaaacagagagaaagggagagagagagagagagagagagagagagagagagagagagagagagagagagagagagagagagagagagagaggcacatacacactcattttGCCTCCATCAAGCTCTTGGCGAGAGCCTGAAAGAAAGCAGAGGGTGGCGAATCAAAAAGACGTCCATCCtagccctgcccagcccagccctgc
This Engraulis encrasicolus isolate BLACKSEA-1 chromosome 10, IST_EnEncr_1.0, whole genome shotgun sequence DNA region includes the following protein-coding sequences:
- the si:ch211-180f4.1 gene encoding leucine-rich repeat neuronal protein 1 — protein: MQRTGVSASLPTFLLLLLLIAASQCSLVGSVCPAQCVCETRPWFMPQSVYQQAKAVDCNELHLSGVPWNISADTQVLLLQSNNISSVTLELQSLVNLTELDLSQNHFTTIKDVGLSPLTQLVTLYLEENQLKELPDYSLKELVNLEELYVNHNQISSIGPKAFSGLVNLLRLHLNSNKLMAIDSQWFESLPNLEILMIGENPIVGLKDLSFHPLSKLHSLVLAGMGLRDVPPRAFEGLEHLESLSFFNNKLKAVPKEALGVLPNLKFLDLNKNPITRVQEGDFRDFPHLEELSLNNMEDLVAVERGAFVNLPEMAKLELCNNPHLSYIDRSAFLDVDSLRTLLIHSNDISLLPHEILNAFPNLDEISLHSNPLRCDCLSNWGPVLGNQSSLKLVESQITQCAYPPHLTGRSLQEVVSTNWNVVSNTCLPQISLHTFPPQLNVSAGEPLTLECWAFADPAPQFYWVTPTGDKVTSEVNAPQPMINGSSSSTRRHRLQDQGALEILHVQPEDAGLYTCVAWNTEGADTRSVLVFVERRDGGGRWRSFGGLGRGNTTGALVVLAKIVHAQSVVLEWKLNSQASHLGHEAPQPKWVSATMKIDNPHISYSTKVPVDVQEYNLTHLLPSTQYRVCLTMAAMEIQTQHSCINITTKEASFAVEMVAQPANVALAAVMGSMFAICIMALLVVYMGRRMKQKSCHHSLKKYMQHATSIPLNELYPPLINLWENEAEKEKEGSVDAQNSQIDTSKTYMW